The window GACCGGATTTCGCTGTCGAACTTGCGCCGACAGGTCTGTTCGCCGGCGAGGGCGCGCGTCCGATGGACGATGGTTTTGCGGCCTACGCCTGGAGCAACGACCAGCGGATTTTGCGTCTGAGCGGCCAGCCGTTCAGCGAAGCCTATCGCCGCGATGTGCTGGGTGACCGCACGCGCCTGTTCGATTCCGGCCCGGCGACTCTGGCGCTCACCGCTGTCGCGCTCACGGTGCCTGATCGGGAGTTCGCGGCGCTGAAGGCCTTCCAGCTCGTCCGCTATGTCGAAGGCCGCGACAGCACCGAGATGTCCGTTCTGTCGGATGTGCTCTGCGCGATGAATTTGCCGGAGGTTGCCGCCCGCCTGGCGAGCCCCGACGCCGTATTGATCGCCGCGTATCGCGCGCGTCTCGAGGCTGCGCGTGCCGAGATGCGCCGGTTCGGCGCCAACGGCGTCCCGGCCCTGATCGTAGGCGCAGGCAATGATCGCCGCCTTGTGCAGGCAAGTGCGCTGCTCGGCAGCCTGGACGTCCTCGTCGACGGACTGAAGGCGGCCTGAGCGCAGCGATCAACACAGACCGGACCATCCAGCTTTCATTTCGTGATCCCAGACCAGCACCAGGAGACCAACATGCCGACAAGGAGAACCATCATGAAAACCACTCTCGCCGCGGGCGCCGCAGCAGTCTTCGCACCCGCAGGCCTCGGCCATGCCGCCGGCGGGCTAGCCTGGAAGCATTTTCCAGCCGGACAAAACGGCTTCTTCCGGGCTCCCGTTCTGGTGTCCGGGCCGAGCGAGGCCGTGCTGATCGATGGCGGCTTCACGCTGTCCGACGGCAAGGCTGTCGCAGACGCCATCAAGGCCACTGGCAAGAAGCTCACCACCATCTATATCAGCCAGTCGGACCCGGATTATTATTTCAGCCTCGGCGCGATCAAGGCTGTCTTCCCCGAGGCCCGCGTGCTCGCGGCGCCCGCAACATTGGCCGCCATTAACGCCAGTGTCGAAAAGAAGCTTGCCGTCTGGGGCCCGCAGCTCAAGGCGAACGGCCCGCAGGTGCTTGCCGATGTGGTCATTCCCGAAGCGTTCGACGGCAAGGCGCTCAGCGTGGACGGCGAGACCATCGAGATCGTCAGCGCGGACGGCCTGGTCAACCGGCGCTATCTGTTCGTGCCGTCGCTCAACGCGGTGTTCGGCGGCGTGCTGATCTTCTCGGGCGTCCATGTCTGGACCGCCGACACGCCGACCAAGGAGCAGCGTGCCGCCTGGATCGCCAATCTCGAAAAGATCGCGGCGCGCAAGCCGGCGATCGTCGTGCCCGGCCATTTGTCGGTGGATGCGAAGACCGACCTGTCGGGTGTCGAGCACACCATCGCCTACCTCAAGGCGTTCGACGAGGAGCTCGCGAAGGCCAAGGATTCCGCCACGCTCAAGGCGGCGATGGAAGCGCGCTTTCCCGGCCTCGGCATGGGCGTTGCGCTCGACATCGGCGCCAAGGTCGCCACCGGCGAGATGAAGTGGGGTTGAGATGGGGGCGAACCTCGACCTGATCCGCGCCACCTATGAGGGATCCTCGTCGGAAGAGAACGGCCGCAACTTGCTGGCCGCTCTCGCTCCCGATGCCGCATGGACCGAAGCGGAAGGGTTTCCTTATGCGGGCACTTATATCGGACCCGACGCGATCATATCAGGCGTGTTCCGGCGTCTCGCCACCGAATGGACCGGCTACCGCGCCGATGTTCACACCTATCTCGAAGACGGCGATCGCGTCGCCGCCTTCGGTGTCTACTCCGGGACCTACAAGGCAACGGGCAAATCCATGCGCGCCAATTTCGCGCATCTCTATCTGCTGAAGGACGGCAAGATCGCCAGCATGACGCAATATGTCGACACCGCGATGGTGCAGAAGGCGCTGGAGCCTGCTGGCCTGTAACAGCGGTATGATGTCGGAATCTAGGAGAGGGGAGCCCGCCACATGCGGGCTCCCCTTTTTCGCTCCGGCGCCTGCTAGATCTTGATGGAATTATGCGCGGCCGAGGAAGTCCACCGCGCGCGTGAACGAGGTCGTGGATATGACCACCGGCCTCGTCTATACCGAGGTCCCACGACAGGCCGGAGCGGCAATCGTATGGTCACAGTCATCGCGGTGAAGACTGCCGACGACCTTGGAGTTTTGACGTGAGGAGCCATGGTGGTTTCGGAAGACAACAAATCTCTCGCCCGCTACTTGAGAGATGTTACGCAGGGCTCGCCGATGGTTACGAAATATTGGGATGACGCCCACGTCTGCGACGTCGATATCATGATCATCAAGAACGTCCCGGCAGGAGGCGTTTCCACCTATGCCAGCCTCGCGCTCTCTGACGCCAAGACAGGCCTGACGTCCGGCGGCAAGGCTCTGGGCGTCGAGATCCTGCTGGCTCTGGCGACGGAATGCGCCGAGGGCGCCAACATGATCGCGACCTGCGCTTTCAGCATCAAGAAGGGCGAAATCACACCCTTGCCCGGCGTCGTCATTCCGCGAGCCCTGGAACTGTATGGCGAAGGGCGTGACATGAAGCACGCCATGCTGATTTCTCCGTTCTTGTGGGAGCTGGAAACACAGTCCTTCTCGGCCAAATCCGTCGTCTGGCTGCAGGTGCTGCCTATTTCCGACGCCGAGCGGGACTACGTGCTGGCGAACGGGCCCGAAGCGCTGGAGGATCTGTTCCAGGACCGACAGATCGACGTGTTCGACATCGATCGTCCCAGCGCTCTTTGATACTTGATCGCCGGCATCCTCGTGGACGCCTGCGCCGTGCCCTGGGATGCCTGCCAAACCGCAAGATCGGTCGAGCATGTCATGGCCGTCAGCGACTAGATGGAGCCGCCACGGAGGAGGGACGATGAAGGCGGCGCTGCAAAACTATCGGGACCGGATGCGACGGGTGCTTGATCATATCGACCGGCATCTCGACGGTGATCTGGATCTGGACACGGTGAGTGCTGTTGCGGCTTTCTCAAAATTTCATTTCCACCGGCAGTTCTCGGCAACCTTCGGATTATCAGTGCATCGCTATGTCCAGCTGGCCCGCATGAAGCGCGCTTCGCATCAGCTGGCCTTTATGGACGCCCTTGATGTCACGGAGATTGCGATGGATGCCGGTTACGACGCGCCTGACGCCTTCGCCCGTGCCTTTCGGCAACGGTTCGGGCAATCGCCGTCGTCGTTCCGGAAGTCTCCCGACTGGGAGCCGTGGCTTGCGGCCTTCGGGCCTCTCGACAACGCCAGGAGCAAGCTCATGCAGCAAACGTTTACCAATGACGACGTGACGATCCGCGATGTTCAACCCACCAAGGTGGCGATCATGGAGCATCGCGGCGACCCGGCGACGCTTCCCGCCACGATCCAGCGCTTCATCGCGTGGCGCAAGGCGGCGAACCTGCACCCCAGGACAAGTCCGACCTTCACGGTCTGGCGCTCCGAGCGGCGTCCTGCCTCGCCGGCCGAGTACAGCACGGACCTCTGCGTCGGGACCGACCAGCTGATCGCGGCCAACGGCGAAGAGATCAAGGCCGGCGAGATCCCCGGCGGACGCTGCGCGGTGCTGCGCGTCGTCGGCTACACCGACAATCTCGAGCCGGCCGCGCTCTTTCTTTATCGCGACTGGCTTCCTGCCAGCGGCGAAGAAGCGCGCGACTTCCCGATCTATTGCCAGCGGCTGAGCTTGTTTCCGGAGGTGCCGGAGCACGAGACGGTCGCGGACGTTTTCTTGCCGCTGAAGTAGCGTTTGCTGACGGCGGCCTGTCACTCCGATCACGGAAACCGGCAGGCCGCCATTGGCGGAGCAATACCGCCACGATGTGATCCCGCGTTCAACTCGGGAAACGGGTGGCAGCTCGCTGGTGCCTGATGTCTTGTTCGGCTCCTTTTTGACATCAGGAGAGTTTCGCGGTGGAACTGGCAAACAAGACGATCATCATAACCGGCGCCAGCAGCGGCATCGGTGCTGCCGCAGCATCATTGTTCGCGTCCGAAGGCGCCGATGTGGTGCTCGGGGCGCGTCGCGGCCCCGAGCTGCAGGCCGTTGTTGCAAGCATCAAGAGCGCCGGAGGGCGCGCGACTTTTCTCGCGGGCGACGTTCGGGACACCGGCTATGCAGCCCGCCTTGTCGCGCACGCCGTCACGACCTTCGGAAAGCTTGACGGCGCTTTCGACAATGCCGGCATCGTCGGCGACATGATGCCGGTCCCCGAGATGAAATTCGAAAACTGGACCGATGTGCTTGCGGTGAATCTCACCTCGGCGTTCCTCAGCGCAAAGGCGCAGATCCCGGCGCTGCGCAAGCAGGGCGGTGGCTCCATCGTCTTTACCTCGTCCTTCGTTGGCTTCAGCAACGGTGGCTTGCCGGGAATGGCGGCGTACGCAGCTGCGAAGGCAGGACTGATCGGTCTGGCTCAATCGCTGGGCGCCGAGCATGCGGCCGAAGGCATTCGCGTCAACGCGCTTCTGCCTGGAGGGACCATCACTCCGGCGGCAGGCGAGGGAAATCCCGACGCCCTGAATTTCATCGCCGGGCTTCATCCGATGAAGCGGATGGCCAGTCCCAAGGAGATCGCGCAGGCGGCGGTTTTTCTCCTGAGCGACCGGGCATCGTTCATGACGGGCAGCCCCATGACGGTTGACGGCGGCATGTCGGTCCGCCTGACCTGACGACTCGGGCTCGATCGACGGGGCTCTGCGCCGTCGATCGGACCAACTGATAGCGAGGTGCGCGGTGCGCGAAGGCCTGCCTCACCCGCGCGCCTCCTGCCAGTGCGGATAGGTGACATAGGCGGTGACGGCGCCTTGCTCATGCGAGCGAATGGTGACCTGCGTGCCCTTGGGCATGTGGACGATCTCGCCCGGACCGGCGGTCACAGTGCCGGCGTTGCTCGACACCGAGAGCGTCCCTTCGAGTACGACCATCACGTCGTCGACAGCGATTGTCTCGTCGAGGATCTGGTTCGGCGCGTAGCGGCCGTAGCCGATGGTGATCGGCGCGCCATCACGCTGGTCGATCACATTGCCGACGAATATGTCGCCATCCTGGCCCGGCGAACGCTCGAGCGTTGCGTCAGAGATAGCAAACTTGCGAACTTGCATGAGATGTCTTCCGTCTTTTCAAAGTTGGCGGGTTGAGGACGATAGAAGCCCCAGGCAAGTGTTTTGTTCAGCGCGCCTTGCGGGACCGTTTGACGCAGATGGCGCGACGATGGGTGGCGCGCAGGAGACGGTTGGTGACCAGCGCGCGGCGACGGTCACCTCGGCGCAAACACTGGATGTTCGCCACTCATCTCCATGATACGAAATCCCTCTCGTCGCTTCCGGAGCCCAATATTCATGTCCGCCGCCATCACCCCGAGTCAGCCCCCCGCAACCGCCGCTGAAACCGATCCCGAAACACTCGGCTGGATGAAGGGCTTCCCGCCACCGGAAAACCGCACCATCAGTTTCCAGGACGGCTCGTTCCGCAGCTTCCCCGAGCTGCGCTGGGCATGGAGCAACATCCGCCAGCTGGTGCCGACCGTGAACGTCTGGCGCGGGGCGGGGCCTGCATCGGTGCTGCCGCGGCAAGAGCATGACATCGGCGCGTCGGCCTCGACCACCATGGACGGTCGGCCCATGACGTTCGCGAAGATGCTCGAGGAAACCTATGCCGACGGGGTCGTCGTGCTGCATCGGGGCAGGCTGATCTATGAGCGCTATTTCGGCGCGTTGAAGCCGCACAAGCCGCATATTGCGATGTCAGTGACGAAGTCGTTCACGGGCGTGCTCGCCGGCATTCTGGTCGCCGAGGGAAAGATCGATCCGCAGGCGCCCGTCACGGACCATGTTCCGGAGCTGAAGGCGAGCGCGTTCGGCGATGCGCGCGTGCACGAGGTCATGGATATGACCACCGGGCTCGAATACACCGAAGTCTACACCGACAAGAACTCGCATGTGTGGGGACTGCGGCGCGCCAACGGCATGGCGCCGATTCCGCCCGACTATGACGGTGCGACCACCATCTTCGATTTCCTGGTCGCGCAGAAGAAGCAGGGCGAGCACGGCAAGGCCTTCGCCTACAAGACCGTCAACACCGACGTGCTGGCCTGGATCATCCGGCGCGTCAGCGGCATGAACTTGTCCGATCTGCTCTCCGAGCGCATCTGGCAGCCGATGGGTGCGGAGGAAGACGCGCATTATCACGTCGACCGCATCGGCACCGAAAGCGGTGGGGGCGGTCTCTCGACAACACTGCGCGATCTCGCCCGCTTCGGCGAGACCATGCGCAATCACGGCCGCTTCAACGGCCGGCAGATCGTGCCTTCATCTGTCGTCGAGGACATCGCGCGCGGCGGCGATCCCGAGAAATTCAAGCCCGCCGGTTACATCACGCTACCCGGTGCCTCCTATCGCAATCAATGGTGGGTCACGCACAATGCCCACGGCGCCTATATGGCGCGCGGTGTTCACGGGCAGGGCATCTATATCGATCCCAAGGCCGAGATGGTGATCGCGCGCTACGCCTCGCACCCCGCAGCGGGCAACGCCGCCAACGATCCCGTGACGCTGCCGGCCTACATGGCGCTGGCGAAGCAGCTGATGGCGGGCGGGTGAGCGCGCCTATCGCAGCTCCCGCCAGCGCATCGGCAGAATGCCGTCCTGCCTGAAACTGTCGAGGAAGCGAAAGCGGGCGGCTTGCGGATTGGGGCCGGCTTCGATCGTTGTGCCCAGGATCTGCATGAATTCGTTCTCGTCATAGGCGGGCCAGGGTGGCAGGCCTGATCCGTTGGGATCGCCATGCGCTGCGAAGTTCACCCAATACGCCATCATGGTCCGCGCCAGAGCGCGGTCCTCTTCGGCCGGTGGCGCCGAGCTGCCGATTACCTGTTGCGGCGTCAGGGTTCCGAACACAAACGGGATTTCAGTGACGTGCGAGGCGATCGGCGTGTAGTGCGAGGTATGGTTGAAGTGATAGCCGTAGACCGGCGCGCGTCCCCCGCGCCGATGCAGACGCAGCCACTGCCAGCATTGCTCGCCGACCACGATGTCGCCCGTGAGCGCGGACGCGGACGCCTTGGCCTCCGCGTCGGTCGCGGCGGGGTAGACCTTCAGGAAATCGGCCATGCGCTCCTTGCCGAACATCGCCTCGGCCGCGGCGAGAAAGGCTTGCACCGATTGATCGGGGAGTGACTGCGAGCGGAAAGGAAATTCCTCGGCGGCATTCCAGCCCGCCAGCAGCGGGATGTGCATCTGTTCGCCGCGCAGGAAGCGCCGTGCGGGCACGTCAGGCACGACATGACCATCGATACTCGGCGAGAAGGCCGTCACGACCGGGCTGGTCCTGAAACTCCACGGCGCGGCTGCATTCAGCCGATCGGCCGGCAGCTTGCGCAAAGCTGCGATGGACGCGTTGCCCTGTTGCCGGGCAAAAGCCAGACCACGCGCGCGGGCTTCTTCAAAGCCCTGGAGCGGGCCGTGCTTGCCATCCCAGAACGCGCCGCTCTGTCCCATGGCCTTGTGAAACAGTCCGTGCGCGAGCGGCGAGGCCATCAGGATGCCGACGGCCATGGCGCCGGCGGATTCGCCGAGCACGGTGACGTTATCGGGGTCGCCGCCAAAGCCGGCGATGTTGGCCTTGACCCAGCGCAGCGCCATCAGCTGATCCTGCAGGCCGTAATTGCCTGACGGCGCCTCCGCATCGAGATCGGGATGGGCGAGGAAGCCGAGGATGCCGAGGCGATAATTGAAGCTGACGACGACGACACCTTTTGCTGCTAGCCGGCCGCCATCGGTTGCGGGATTCGCTGAGGAGCCGAACTGAAAGCCGCCGCCGTGAATCCACACCATCACGGGCCGCGTCTCGTCGGCGTGCTTTGCCGCGGTCCAGACATTGAGATAGAGGCAATCCTCGTCACGCGGTCCCGGCCGCTGGTCGTTTTCGAGCGCCGATAGACATCCCGCGCCGAACACGAGCGCATCGCGCACGCCATCCCAGGGGGCCGGCGGCTGCGGTGCGCACCAACGCAGAGGCCCGACCGGCGGTGCTGCGTAGGGAATGCCTTTGAATGCGATCACGCCGCTTGCATCGCGCGGGCTGCCACGCACGAAGCCTGCTTGTGTGCGGACCACACGTTGCAGTCCGCCGGCTGTCGCACTCGTGAAACCATGCATCGTCACATCTCCAGGGCAATCGCACACAGAGCTTGGCCTTCATGGTTCGAGACGCCCGCCTGAGAGCGGGCTCCTCACCATGAGGATTTGCGATTGCGCCGCGAACGAGACCTCATCCTGAGGAGCCCACCGAAGCGGGCGTCTCGAAGGATGGCCACAGCGAAACCGCTTGCCACGCCGAGATCCTATCGACATTCGCCTCCGCTCGATTTAGATATTCCGCCAATCGATTGCTAA of the Bradyrhizobium sp. WSM1417 genome contains:
- a CDS encoding DsbA family protein, translating into MSAPIQITYLFDPLCGWCYGASTLLERLVARPDFAVELAPTGLFAGEGARPMDDGFAAYAWSNDQRILRLSGQPFSEAYRRDVLGDRTRLFDSGPATLALTAVALTVPDREFAALKAFQLVRYVEGRDSTEMSVLSDVLCAMNLPEVAARLASPDAVLIAAYRARLEAARAEMRRFGANGVPALIVGAGNDRRLVQASALLGSLDVLVDGLKAA
- a CDS encoding MBL fold metallo-hydrolase, which translates into the protein MPTRRTIMKTTLAAGAAAVFAPAGLGHAAGGLAWKHFPAGQNGFFRAPVLVSGPSEAVLIDGGFTLSDGKAVADAIKATGKKLTTIYISQSDPDYYFSLGAIKAVFPEARVLAAPATLAAINASVEKKLAVWGPQLKANGPQVLADVVIPEAFDGKALSVDGETIEIVSADGLVNRRYLFVPSLNAVFGGVLIFSGVHVWTADTPTKEQRAAWIANLEKIAARKPAIVVPGHLSVDAKTDLSGVEHTIAYLKAFDEELAKAKDSATLKAAMEARFPGLGMGVALDIGAKVATGEMKWG
- a CDS encoding nuclear transport factor 2 family protein; its protein translation is MGANLDLIRATYEGSSSEENGRNLLAALAPDAAWTEAEGFPYAGTYIGPDAIISGVFRRLATEWTGYRADVHTYLEDGDRVAAFGVYSGTYKATGKSMRANFAHLYLLKDGKIASMTQYVDTAMVQKALEPAGL
- a CDS encoding suppressor of fused domain protein; the encoded protein is MVTKYWDDAHVCDVDIMIIKNVPAGGVSTYASLALSDAKTGLTSGGKALGVEILLALATECAEGANMIATCAFSIKKGEITPLPGVVIPRALELYGEGRDMKHAMLISPFLWELETQSFSAKSVVWLQVLPISDAERDYVLANGPEALEDLFQDRQIDVFDIDRPSAL
- a CDS encoding GyrI-like domain-containing protein — protein: MKAALQNYRDRMRRVLDHIDRHLDGDLDLDTVSAVAAFSKFHFHRQFSATFGLSVHRYVQLARMKRASHQLAFMDALDVTEIAMDAGYDAPDAFARAFRQRFGQSPSSFRKSPDWEPWLAAFGPLDNARSKLMQQTFTNDDVTIRDVQPTKVAIMEHRGDPATLPATIQRFIAWRKAANLHPRTSPTFTVWRSERRPASPAEYSTDLCVGTDQLIAANGEEIKAGEIPGGRCAVLRVVGYTDNLEPAALFLYRDWLPASGEEARDFPIYCQRLSLFPEVPEHETVADVFLPLK
- a CDS encoding SDR family oxidoreductase; translated protein: MELANKTIIITGASSGIGAAAASLFASEGADVVLGARRGPELQAVVASIKSAGGRATFLAGDVRDTGYAARLVAHAVTTFGKLDGAFDNAGIVGDMMPVPEMKFENWTDVLAVNLTSAFLSAKAQIPALRKQGGGSIVFTSSFVGFSNGGLPGMAAYAAAKAGLIGLAQSLGAEHAAEGIRVNALLPGGTITPAAGEGNPDALNFIAGLHPMKRMASPKEIAQAAVFLLSDRASFMTGSPMTVDGGMSVRLT
- a CDS encoding ethanolamine utilization protein, with the translated sequence MQVRKFAISDATLERSPGQDGDIFVGNVIDQRDGAPITIGYGRYAPNQILDETIAVDDVMVVLEGTLSVSSNAGTVTAGPGEIVHMPKGTQVTIRSHEQGAVTAYVTYPHWQEARG
- a CDS encoding serine hydrolase, with product MSAAITPSQPPATAAETDPETLGWMKGFPPPENRTISFQDGSFRSFPELRWAWSNIRQLVPTVNVWRGAGPASVLPRQEHDIGASASTTMDGRPMTFAKMLEETYADGVVVLHRGRLIYERYFGALKPHKPHIAMSVTKSFTGVLAGILVAEGKIDPQAPVTDHVPELKASAFGDARVHEVMDMTTGLEYTEVYTDKNSHVWGLRRANGMAPIPPDYDGATTIFDFLVAQKKQGEHGKAFAYKTVNTDVLAWIIRRVSGMNLSDLLSERIWQPMGAEEDAHYHVDRIGTESGGGGLSTTLRDLARFGETMRNHGRFNGRQIVPSSVVEDIARGGDPEKFKPAGYITLPGASYRNQWWVTHNAHGAYMARGVHGQGIYIDPKAEMVIARYASHPAAGNAANDPVTLPAYMALAKQLMAGG
- a CDS encoding carboxylesterase/lipase family protein, whose amino-acid sequence is MHGFTSATAGGLQRVVRTQAGFVRGSPRDASGVIAFKGIPYAAPPVGPLRWCAPQPPAPWDGVRDALVFGAGCLSALENDQRPGPRDEDCLYLNVWTAAKHADETRPVMVWIHGGGFQFGSSANPATDGGRLAAKGVVVVSFNYRLGILGFLAHPDLDAEAPSGNYGLQDQLMALRWVKANIAGFGGDPDNVTVLGESAGAMAVGILMASPLAHGLFHKAMGQSGAFWDGKHGPLQGFEEARARGLAFARQQGNASIAALRKLPADRLNAAAPWSFRTSPVVTAFSPSIDGHVVPDVPARRFLRGEQMHIPLLAGWNAAEEFPFRSQSLPDQSVQAFLAAAEAMFGKERMADFLKVYPAATDAEAKASASALTGDIVVGEQCWQWLRLHRRGGRAPVYGYHFNHTSHYTPIASHVTEIPFVFGTLTPQQVIGSSAPPAEEDRALARTMMAYWVNFAAHGDPNGSGLPPWPAYDENEFMQILGTTIEAGPNPQAARFRFLDSFRQDGILPMRWRELR